A single window of Leishmania panamensis strain MHOM/PA/94/PSC-1 chromosome 35 sequence DNA harbors:
- a CDS encoding hypothetical protein (TriTrypDB/GeneDB-style sysID: LpmP.35.1240) has protein sequence MLNERSETDAAAAAFLASVSLDATGGSAGAHGAFSTSAAPLSETQSTQSPVFRRSSSTSTVSGLPHTHSSRLGSKECAFVYRAPTYFDGVAVAFLGSVLDCYLPQKPVQKYYNMRVGIW, from the coding sequence ATGCTCAACGAGCGTAGTGAAACggacgcagccgcggcagcgttTTTGGCGAGTGTCTCTCTCGATGCGACCGGGGGCAGCGCAGGTGCACACGGTGCattctccacctctgcagcgcctctgaGTGAAACTCAGTCGACACAATCGCCTGTTTTTAGAAGGTCCTCGTCGACATCAACCGTAAGTGGCCTACCCCAtacccacagcagcagactgGGTAGTAAAGAGTGCGCCTTTGTTTACCGCGCACCAACCTACTTCGATGGGGTTGCCGTCGCGTTCCTCGGCTCCGTTTTGGACTGCTACCTACCGCAGAAGCCGGTGCAGAAGTACTATAACATGCGTGTCGGCATTTGGTAG